AAGCAGTATTCACCGAGAGGCTTCTTCAGCTGTTAAAAGAAGGGATCGGACTAGATCGCCTCCAAGATTCCTTTTTGAGAATTAAGGACCTTTAAGCACTGAAAACGTGACAAATCTCCAACATCCAATAACATGGCTATCTGTGTACTGCTGGGCAACCGTGCTCATGACCTAGAGGAATGTGGATGGTCCATGAAGTAATAATGCCCACTTAAGTTTTGGGCTCAGCCAGTCTCTCGGGTGGGCATCCAAGACCTCTCAATCTGCGCTGTGACACTAATGAATGTATCATCTATGATGAAACATGTCAATGTCTGCTAGCTTCCTGAATACTTCTTCCCCTGCTCTCGCCAATTGCTGAAAATGTCCTGGCTGCTCTATCTTCACCACAGCTATTAAAACCAGAATCTACTCTTTTTAAGGATTCATCCACAATCATAGCAAgaactctatgaggtaggtactactaGTCTCAATTTATAGAGAAGGACATAAGCACCAGAATAAAATTGTTATCCAGGGGCATGACACTTCGAGTGAAGTCTTCTAGATCCAACTGCTGTATCTTACCACTTGCTCAGTAGTAAACCTGAGGTTTCATCTTACCCTTCTTCACATATTTGGTCTAAATTAGGTGACTGAAAATCTTTCATTAAAAACGCTGCCCTGTGGCATTGATAATTATCATGAATGTGTGAGTTGGGGGTGCGGGGGACAACAGTCTCCAAAACACTATCTTACTAACACCACTATTAAGGTTATGGGCTTTGAGTTGTTTCCCCAGTGTGGTGGCAGTCTGTCATGCACTTGATTGGTTTCCATCCTGATGTAGTCCTCATTATACTGTAGCTGACTAGGATGACAGCTGGCCCACTTGTGACAGAGCTCCGTGCTCCAATCCTTTCAGAATCATGGTGCTAGTCACAtataaactggaaaacaaaaaaagggggggggataaAAACAAGGGGCAAGGCCAAAAATACTATGTCATTTTATACGTGAGAATGTATTCGAGTGTGAAAAGGACAGGAACCCTGACAACTGTGAAGAATTACAGCTTTATTGTGTAAGTCTTTGTATTTATAAGTACAGTTTATAAATAATGATTTCtttccaagttaaaaaataatcctgGGGAGCCGATGTTCGTGCGATTGAAAAGAAGTGCGGAGGGTTTAAATCTCGCAACACTAGCTACGCCTTCCTAACTTCGTTAAGAAACTAGCTCCCTTGAAGAAAGTCTTGATTCAGCCAGGACCTGCTGTGGTCACTAGATTCATATCCTGCAAAAAGGAGCAGAGTCCCCAGTCGCTGAAAAGGTATATTTATGGAATACTATCCTAAAGAGACAAGGGGGGTTTTTTGCCCCTCATTACCGCACATCCTGgttttggaggggaaaaaaaaaaaaaattttgatagggaatgcaaaatggcgaCCCGCAGTGACGTCATGCCTGCTTCGGTCGCGTACTGGGGTCTCAGTAAGGGCGGAAGCGTGCTAAAGCCACCTCAAGACACCTCGGCACGGGCCGCCCCGGCTACCTACGCAAAAAGGAAAGTTTCAACGTCGGGCGGATGTGTCCCGGCGAATAATTTACTGAGGGCGGAAGCTCTCCTTTTAAGGGCGGAAAGGCTCCAACCCAAGGATGATAGCTTCAGCGCCTGTTGCGTTTCAGTCACTTCCGGGGCGGATCGGaagttgctttgttttgcttcaaGATGGCTGCGGGGATGTATTTGGAACATTATCTGGACAGTAAGagcaggctggaggagggggtcAGGGGTCATAGAGTGGCGGGGGGGATCGGGGCTGAGGAGCTGTACGGCCCCGAAGTCCCGGTGGTCAAAAAGTCACAATTGTGAAGGGGTTCCGTGAGAGAAAATATTGGAGGGTGTGAAGAAAGAGGGGGCGGGGCAGCAGGGTCGGGGCCTGGCTTTGGGTGTAGACGAGGGAGGGGCTGCGCGGTAGGGCTGAGGGGATGTCTCTTGTAGGGCTAATGGGCAGAGCTGGGAAGGTATTTGCCGAGCCCATCTCCAGGGTCTCCAGCCTCAGGAtattcaccccccccccccgacaatCGTTTAGGATCGGTCGTTTTAGTATATCACCCACTGCTATTTGGAGCAGCGACAAAGACCTGCTCGCAGCTCCTCCGCTCAGTTGTTTCTGAGAAGCGGTTTCTCATGGGGATCGCGGGTTGTGAGTGACCACTGTCAGGTAGTAAAACTGGAACCTTCTCTTCTTGGAGTAAAGATCCAATTCCTATCGAATGGAAATCTGGTGTTGTGTTTATGCCATTTGTGTTACCCACCCCTTCACAAAGCCTGTCACCCTTATGCGCTTACATTTATTTGTCTTAGTGTTGGgagtcatccattcatttattgaggCCCTGCTCTGGGTCAGACATAATGGCAGGTACTGCGGAGATACCAAAATGAGTAAGACACAGACCGTGCCCTCAAGTGCTCATAGTCTAGGAGGAAACAGATTCtgctaataaataattataaaactgtgacaaatgaaataatagaaatacattaaaaggacagTTGGTAGCACTGGAGAAAGAGGGGCTAATTCCCTGGGGATGTAGGTAAAGCTTTACCAGAGGATGTGATCTTTGAATAGAGTTTTGAAACCTGAGTGTTTATTTGCCAGtgtggagaaggaaaggaaatttctGGTCGGAGAAGGCATCAGCAAAGGTATTATGGTGGATTTGTGGCAGGTCAAGGAAAGGTGAAGTCAGAGTGCTTGATAGATAGGACTCTAAGGTGGAAGATTGGGAAGTGAGGCTGGAGAAAGGCTGGGGCTAGATTGTGCAAGGTCTTTTAAGTCAGCCTAAGAGGCTTGCACTTTAGATAGCGAAGAaccaacagattttaaaaataggttttaataAGGGAAAACAACTGATGTATGATAAGTTCAGGTCTCAGAGAGTGACAGAAGTCTTTAGGAGCTAAAAGGACAGCACTGATTGAATGACTGGGtagttgagagagaaagaagaatctaAGGTGACTCTGATTTCCTGCTTGGGAAGTGAGGTGGATATGATACCATCAGCAAGATAGGGAATCAGGAGTAACAGCAATATACCTAATTCAATTTTAAACTTAAGCATAGGCATGGTAATTGTATGAGAGTGAATGAGGTCAAGATCATTCAGGGAATATAAGGAAAGTGGGAAAATGAGAGGATTAAAGTATAATCTcaagaaaagaggggcgcctgggtggctcagtcattaagcgtctgcctttggctcaggtcatgatcccagggtcccgggatcgtgccccgcatcggactccctgctcagcgggaagcctgcttctccctctcccactccccctgctgtgttccctctctcactctctctctctgtcaaataaataaaatcttaaaaaaaaaaaagaaaagaaaacattaacatTTAAGGGACAGGCTAAAGAAACATCACTGTTGGAATTATCAGAAAGTATATGATGAGATTTAGAATCCTAAGAGGAAGAAAGTTACTGAAGGAAAGAAGATGGTGCCAACTGCTGcagacatattttttaagataggACTAATAACAGATCATTTGTTTTGGTAAGTCACTGGTGACTTAAAGTAATCTCAGTAAACTGGGGATGGCAGACCTGACGTTATAGTTTAAAGCAGTGgaggtattttaaaagtttgaaatggAGTCATGGGAAGAGATTTCTCTTTTATGGAGAGACTTAAGTTATATGTGcatttattcaagtatttattgaagacCCTCTGTACACAAGTCATAGCAAAATAAGTGAGAAGACAGACGTGTCCAGTCCTTCTGGAGGGCTAGGGCGAGAGATACCAAATAACTGGTTACACAATTAATGATTTAATTGCAGTTGGGTAAGTGCCCAAAAGGGTAGAGCTAGAATAACTTGACGGCATCATCCAGGGCACTTGGAGTCTGGAGAAGTCAGAGTTGAGCTGAACTTTGAAGAATGAACAGCAGTTTAGTAGGCTAAGAAGTATGGTGGGGGTGGGATGAAGAACAAGCAGTCATTCCGGACAGAGAAAGCAGCACGTGGAAAGCTGGGTAGCAGTACGAGCCCTGGCAAAGTTGGGGGGCACTCAAGAGAAGGCCAGTCTGATCAGGGCAGACCAAGCACAAAGGGGGACTGACCTGAATCAAGGCTGGAGTAAGGCGAGCATGGGCCAGAAAGTACAAAATATGAATAGGAATTGTGTGAGAGGAAGTTACCAGACGGTTATAAAGCAGGAGGGTGACTTGAtgagatttgcattttttaagagaatattctGACTACGATACAGAGAGCAGattggaagtgtgtgtgtgtgtgtgtgtgtgtgtgtgtgtgtgagtgagtgataGTGGAGGATACCAGGTGGGTATTTGGATTGAGGGCAAGGAGCTTGAAGGGAATCAAGGGAAAGGAGGGGCTGATTGATAGAGTAAGATCCCTGAAGGGGCAAATGGTGGGAAAGCTGGGAAGAGATGGCAAAGTTAGTTGTGGAGAGATGCAGACACAGCCTCCACTGAAAAAGGAATGATGACTGCTGTTCTGGGTTAATCCAGCTGTTCTAGGTTAATCCAGCTGTTccagggaggggaaactgagtccccttTTGGATCTGTGCTTTAAAAGCAGCTATAAGGCCTATGAAGTGCagtgattctttttcttcttctccctagGTATTGAAAATCTCCCCTTCGAACTGCAGAGAAACTTTCAGCTCATGAGGGACCTGGACCAAAGAACAGAGGGTATGTACAGAGTAAGGAGTTTGGGTGTATAATGAGTGTgtatgatcatttcttttttctgtttggtgTTACCATATCATCTGGTCTGATCTGGAGAACtgtggcttctctctcttttttactctCTTGCAATTCTTAAAAGGAGAGCAGTGAGGATCTGCATTTCTAGATCAGCGTTTCCATAATAGAGTATTGCAGCAATGCCTCAAGAACTCAAAGATGCTCTGTTCTTTATATCTGCaagaagaattcaaaaacaaGTCAACTCTAGAATCGTTTCTGTTCTCTGTATACAATATATCTATAGGAAGACTAGGATGTTTCTACTCTGCTGGATTGTTAATGTTGTATCACAAAATTCAATGTGGCTGTAGACCGCAAGTCATGTTGGTAgagaagttcttaaaaaaaagagagagagagagagaaaaaaaagaagaaggaagagcagCAATTAACAACAGGATCTCTACACTATATTCTTCAACCTTACAGAAGCACTAGATACCATCTGTGGCCTTCCTTGGATGTTGAGCAAATCTGGCTGCATTGAGGCATTCACTTGGAGCCTGAGGCTACACTACAGTGGTCAGGTTGGTCTCTTCAAGGGCAAAGATGTCATCTGTTGGAGCCATGCCCCATACCTGCTGAAGGATATATAGGTCTTACCTTCCATCCTTATGTAGCCATGCTCAAGGATGTGACAAGCTGGTGTTAGAATACCTAAAGCTGTGATTTCAGTTACTCTGGGTAAGTTTACTCATGAAAAGGTGAACATCATGTAAAATCCTGGATGTAGgacaccaccccaccccacccccggccccgaGAACTGCCTGGCGGATGCTGAGAACTAGCTTGCTTCCTTTGTATCACAGTCCCTACTCTTGAGTTCATGCACAGAAAGACCGGTTGGGACATTATCAAACTACATGCATTTCCAGCTTCCTCCCATGAAAGGGGGCACAAACATAGTGTGCACACAGATCCTTCCAGTTGTCTGTCGCTGCACCACGTTACAGTCactcttttgtctcttttcatCGACATTTTATATGAGTCCTACCAAATAGTAGGTGGTAGGCATCTACAGTCTCAGTGTCTGGGGACATCGCCAGCCTTCCAATATTAAAAAGTTCGGAGCAATGTCTAAGATGAACAAACAGAGAAAAAGTGACGGGAAATACAGGCAGGTTGCAGACGATGAGCAAAGTAGGGTAGAAGAACTGTTACATAAATGAACTAGGGCCTAGTTTTAAATGATGAGTCACAGATGTACAGACCTGGAAGGCGGCCGCAGCAGATGACCCAGCCGCTTCGCAGCACTCAGAGCTGTTGTGGAATGTTTTTTGAGACACGAAATCAGGAAGCCTGTGAGACAAGATTCATGGTTCAAGAAGCAGCAAGCCCTGCAAAGAAGCATCTGCGGACACCAACAAAAATATACTTCGTATTAGTGCGGTGTGCAAAGGCTCCCTCCTTATTTTTCACTAACTTCAGTTCGCCTGAAGGcacctttaaaacaaatactgtcAATATGTTGCATTACTTGAGTAAATGGCACAGTACCTGTGAACTTTCAGGGCATTTTAGTTCGAAGGTTATGATGCTGGTCAATGGAAAAGGTCCAAGAAACAAGAGGAAGAAGTGTGTTTCACCTAGCCACTCAGGGGCCTTTGTGACCCGGCCTCTGTCTCTGTTGTAGACCTGAAGGCTGAAATTGACAAGTTGGCCACTGAGTATATGAGTAGCGCCCGCAGCCTGAGCTCCGAGGAAAAATTGGCCCTTCTCAAACAGATCCAGGAAGCCTATGGCAAGTGCAAGGAATTTGGTGACGACAAGGTGCAGCTTGCCATGCAGACCTATGAGATGGTATGGCCCTGTTCACGgctccccacctacctcccatCTAATCCTTGGGGTCCTAGACCCCTCCTTCAGCTGTGTGGGGATCTGTTTTGGGTCTGGGAGATACACAGAATGTGCCTTagccttattttctttttgcccaAACCAGCCTTGtagctctctcttttccttccttgcacCTAGGTGGACAAACACATTCGGCGACTGGACACAGACCTGGCCCGTTTCGAGGCTGAtttgaaggagaagcagattgaGTCCAGTGACTATGACAGCTCTTCCAGCAAAGGCAAAAAGAGTGAGGAGGGGGGCGGGGCTTGAGGGGGGGGGTTGCCGAGGGAGAAGCCGCCACACTTCGGCTACGGGGGAGGGGCTCGAGCAGGAAGACTTAACCCAtctttctgtctccctgcctTCTGGCTTTCCCCCTCTTTCCTAGAAGGCCGGacccaaaaggagaagaaagctgCCCGTGCTCGTTCCAAAGGGAAAAACTCAGATGAAGAAGCTCCCAAAGCTGCCCAAAAGAAGTTGAAACTTGTGCGCACGTGAGTGTACAAGGGGGCGCTTTGCCacacagtgtatttttttctcctgcccCGCACTCCCACCCCACACTGCCCCTAGCCACTCTCCATCTTCTGTGCCAGTAACTTCTTGTCATTGTGGTATTTGCTGGATAGAAAAGAGACGCCACAAATCACTTGCCCCTCCAGGATGTCTTTCTACCACCTTTCTAGCTTCCCTTTCTGCAGATGACACGTTCTCTTCCTCTCGGCATGCAGAAGTCCTGAGTATGGGATGCCCTCAGTGACCTTTGGCAGTGTCCACCCCTCTGATGTGTTGGATATGCCTGTGGATCCCAACGAACCCACCTATTGCCTTTGTCACCAGGTCTCCTATGGAGAGATGATTGGCTGTGACAACCCTGATGTGAGAACCAACCGTTTTGCCTCCAGATGGGGTTCTGGGGGCCACGAGGGAGCGGGTACAAGAGGGGAAGAAACGGTTGAATAGTGGGACTCCAGAATAACAGGAAGGTGGAGTTGGTTGGCCTTGGGACCTCCAAGATTTCTCCAAAGGGACGGAATACGGGAACACTTCTGAGGAATCTGTGGAGgaaacttcttttctttcctctgctccACTCGGGCCCCTgacttctgcttcttccatcttcCTCCTTTTCAGTGTTCCATCGAGTGGTTCCACTTTGCCTGTGTGGGGCTGACGACCAAGCCTCGGGGGAAGTGGTGAGTGAGAGAGTTGCGGCAGGCGCGGGGCTGCCCCTGAGCTGCGTGGAGGAGGGCActccctctcactcactttctccttccacctctctctATCACGTTCCTCTCTAGGTTCTGCCCACGCTGCTCCCAGGAacgcaagaagaaatagataggGGCCTTGGATTCCCACGGTTTCTTCTACATCCCTGGACCTGGGCTAGTGGGGAGAGGAAAGCCTGTGCTGGGGCCCGGGGGCTCCGGGAGAGTGGATGGCGCAGTGTAGTcatcccttctcctcccctctccccactcctggtGCTGAGGCTGCATCCAAACCCTGGTAGGGAGGGGTGCTGCAGCCGCTAACCATCTGTACTCTCATTCAGCCTGCCCCCCTCAGAGGGAAGTGGTCTTGCCCACTGTCCTTTTGCCTCTGTGCTGAGGTTGGTGCTGTATTTCCAAGGGATGGTCCTCTTCACTCCCCTTGCTTTGTATTCAAGGACTGGGGCAGTAGCATGGGGGCACTCCCCTGCCTCCTGATTCCCTCCCCCTGTGGGGGTGCTCTGGTGTGATAAACTTtgttctcttcctgctttttccGAGGTAGGGGATCCCCCAGAGCATCTGGGCTGTGGCCTTAGTTGAAGGGGCACCCCTTCCTCTGTGCCAAGAGGATTCATCCTGGCCttgtgagtgggagagggggcaAGGTGGAatgcacatacacatgtgtaAAGGAATTTGAGTAGGTGAATAAAAGCTATCCATGTTGGCCTCCTGTGTTTATTGTAGAGACCGTATTTCAGTACGTGTGCTAAACATTTTGTTTGCATATCCTCTGGGTTGGATTAGAGGTGGGAGGAAGTAGAACAAGGCATGAAACCAGAAGCGGTACCTCTGCACCAGAATCCACAACTTCTCACCTTGGGAAGGGGTGCGGCAGGGAGGGGAAGTGCTGCAGCCTGGGGCTTTCccagacttttaaaattctgcatcTTTTCTCCATAAAACATCTTTCACTTAATTTCCAATAAAcgtgtatgtgtgttttatgCATGTACTATTACACTATTAgcttgatttcttattttaaacacaaaatggaaaaacattttgcCCCTATGCTGATGGGTTGTCTTGCTCACCTCCCATTTGGAAACCCCGTCCTTAGACTGAACCATCCTTACACCTGAGCACCTCCTCACCCGAACCCGGCTTGCTTCCCCCTTTGGCTCATTTCTTACCTGGAGGCTCCCTCTAGTTCCTACCCACGTAGGCTGACTTTGTTCTGTACACTCCATCCCTGCCTGCCCTAGAACCCCGCCTACATTCCCATCTAGGCCTCACCACCCATTAGGCAGATTGGTTCTCCAAACCCcggttttgtcatctgtaatGCAGGGATAACAGTACCCACTTTGTAGGATTACCTCGGGAATGCAATAAGGTGATACATACAAAGAACAGCACGGGGCCTATTCCGTCGAAGGTACTGAGTCCGTGATGGCTTTTGCCGTCATTATCCTCCGGGGGTTGAATATGACACATGTGAGGACCCTTAcaccctttccccccccccccaccgggcAGGCGCGGTGACCCCCAGAGCGCGCGGCGGTttccgccgccccgccccccgccctttGTGACGTCGGGGCCGCACCTTCTACTCCCCCATCGGCAAGCCCGCGCCCGCCGGCTCTCTCTGGCTTGGCCCGTTAGAGGCCGCTTTGGTCCGGGAAACGCGGGCGGATCGACTGGGGCCATGAGGAAGCTAGCCGCCggcttccttctcccactcctcgaGGGTGAGAGGTTCCCGCCTACTCGAGCAGTCTCTTTCTCCCGGGGTTCAGTCCTCCACCTCCCAAGCGCCCTTGTTATAAGGTTTTGAAACGCTTTCTCAGGGTTGTCACGTTGGGTTTGCTCCCTAGCTTCTGGGCTCAGACCCTACCCTCTGCCCCTGGAATCTCCTCACCCTGATCCGCGGGGATCGCCGGCCAGACATCCCCCAGTTGCTGATTTCCACGGGGCCCGTTTGCGAGTCTGTCCAGGGCCCGAGGCGGGTTTTGGAGTTCGGTCCATCCATCCGTTTGTTTCCCTGCCCCGCAGGGCTGCTCCTGCTTCTGacacctgccccagcccaggaTTCAATTTCGGCCTCCACCCCAGGcagccctctctctcccaccGAATATGAACGCTTCTTCGCACTGCTGACCCCAACCTGGAAAGCAGAGACTACCTGCCGTCTCCGGGCAACGCACGGCTGCCGGAACCCCACCCTCGTCCAGCTGGACCAATACGAAAATCACGGCTTGGTGCCGGACGGTGAGGGCCAGACTGGTGGGGCAGCCTGGTGCTCGCTTGAGAGGGGAGGAGTATGGCCGGCTCCTTAGCCGGGGGCCATATTCTCCACTCTGCAGACCCAAGGagcccactgccccctccccctcggGGAGAGAGGTTCCCCCTTGTGTGTGTTCACCTTCTCCACCCCTGCCCATTCTCAGGCGCTGTCTGCTCCGACCTCCCTTATGCCTCCTGGTTTGAGTCCTTCTGCCAATTTACTCAGTATCGTTGCTCCAACCACGTCTACTACGCCAAGGTGAGGCCGGGGACAAAGGTTGGATCTGGTGTCTGAGGACCACGGGGGAGTTGGGGGCCGGGGAGGTGAGGTGTTGAAGAAGGGCTCCAGGAGGGCCATCCTGAGATCTTCCCTCCCTGCCACTTTGCCAATCCTTTACTCAGAGTACGTAGGAGTACAGTCTCACCTTGGGTGTCCAGACTGTCGGAATAGTCTTGTTCCTGCAAGGAAAgtagggaagagggcagagaagaGGCAAAGGGACAAGGCCTCCCCTTTCTTCTAATACTTGAGTGGTTTCTTTCAAGTCAAACACAAGAGTGAAGGCAGAGGTGTGGCCCAGACACCGAGTCTTATCTCACCGGGGAACCCTTTCTCAGGTTTAGAGGGTTCCACCAGGGACTGTGAGAGAGGAGACATGCCAGAAAAGGACTGAGCTGGACGCTGGAGTAGAAGTCTGCCCTATGGGAAACGCATGCCCACTGTCCTTCTCTTCTTGCAGAGGGTCCGGTGCTCCCAACCAGTCTCAATCCTCTCACCTAACACTCTCAAGGAGATTGACAGTTCTTCTGATGTCCCTCCCACCACGatgacctcccccctctcatctcATGTCACAGGTGAGACCCTGCCAGTACCTGGGAGGCTACCTGCAAGCCCTTCCACAAATCCCAGAGCCCAGGAGTTAAGGCATCGGTGGTAGGGAATGGGAAAGAATGttgagcagggctggggggtggggggctggcagcATGGTTACATAAGGCTGGAGACTGCTTTTTATGAATACAAGGTGGGGCTTTCCCGTCCAGGAGTATCTTCTGACATTGCTTACAATTCTAGGAAAAATTCACTTTTCCCAGCTCCCCCAAACATTCCTGCGTCTGGAAGTCCTCTGGGACTTTTATAAGCCGCCATCTTCACTCTAGAAAGGATTCGTTGCTCGCTATTCAGCATCTTTGGTGTTTCCTAAGTGAGAGGGACAAAAGGTGGGATTTGAGGTGGGAGCTAGGGAAGAGGAGCACTTGTCGGGGAGGTGGAAAGGAGACCACAGTTGCCATAATTGCCAtggcaatttttcttttattttcatactcGTAGTCTTCCCCGTGTCTTTTATGCTCGGCTGTGTGAATGTCATTTAGGCTGCTTTCCTGtgcctttgtgtttctgtgtgtgtccCTCTCAGGGGCCAGAAGCCTGActcttccttcccattttctttctcgGTCCTTCCCAAACCCTTCTGCAGCCACAGAACGACAGGCCTTCCAGCCCTGGCCTGAGAGGCTTAACAACAACGTGGAGGAGCTGCTACAGTCCTCCCTGTCTCTGGGGggccaggagcaggggcaggaccGCAAGCAGGAGCAGGGCCAGGAGCATAAGCAGGAGCAGGGCCAGGAGCAAgaagaggagctggaggaggagggaaagcaagaggaaggacagggggcagaggagggattGGAGTCAATGGCTGGGCTGCAGACAGACCCAGAGCTCAAGTTCCAGTCTGAATTTGTGTCTTCCAACCCTTTCTCCTTCACTCCCCGAGTCCGGGAAGTGGAGTCCACTCCTATGATGATGGAGAACATCCAGGAGCTCATCCGATCAGCCCAGGAAATGGATGAAATGAATGATCTGTATGATGAAGAACCCGTCTGGAAAAAGCCAACCCGTGACAGGTACAGGCTGTTCTGACCTACACACTCCGGCCACCACCCTATCCCCGCTGCTGCCTTTTTTGGGAAGGAGAAGCTCCCTTACCCAGCCTCGGCTTCCAAGACCCACTCAGACCTGCTTGGGCTTCAGGCGCGCCTAGCAGCTGTCTGCCTCACCTCTTCTGTCTCCATCACTGCCTTAAGCACTGTCCTAGATGCCCTTGCTCTGTGTGATGGGATGGTATGGGCCCTGGACCTGGGCCTGGGTTCTGGTCTTGTCTCTGCCTCTGATTAGCACTGCAGCTTTGGGGAGGATTActtccctttctgtttctcagttcctcatctgtgaaaggagGCAGTTGGCCTGGAGGCCTCTAAAGCCCCATCAGCATGCTGAATGTGTGTGACCAAGACCAGACAccaaggaggggtgggggaagagtggATGTGGCTTTCTGCCCCAGCCCTCCGGCCATGCCCACCAGCCAACGCTGTGTTCTTGCAGCCTCCTGCAGATGCCCCACGTAGAGGCATTGTTGGTGCTATGCTACTCGATTGTGGAGAACACCTGCACCATAACCCCCACAGCCAGAGCCTGGCAGTACATAGAGGAGGAGATCCTTGGCTTCGGGAAGCCGGTATGCCTGCAATGCTGTTTAATGGATACATGCTCTTTGGCCATCCTCTGCGCCCGGCACTAGACTGGGCCTTGAGAGTGAGGGGGGAAAGGCAGGGATACAGAAAGCACAAGGCATCACTGGAGAGACATTCTCTCTGAATGAGAATCTTTCTTTAGGAGGACATCTCCGGCTCACCTTAAAGGAAAAAGGCCCAAGACCTAGTCTGGAATCCTTTCCAGTCCAGAGTTCagtcttcatctctctgagctgtTAGGCTTGAGTTATCTCCTGAGCTAGTTCACCATCTTCAATACTTGGCTTTGCCTTGGATGCAGCTCTCCTTTCCAGGGGGGCCATAGATCCCGTTCCAAAGATCTGTAGAGAGATCCCAGTCTCAGTGTGCCCTCAGCACCAAGCGAATCCTATTCCCAGGAAGATATTCTGTAGGCTTTCAAATAAGACAAGTTAGTAAGCACTTGTTAAGAGTGAGCATGCCctccattcatccatttgttcAATATTGCATAGTGCCAGGCCCAGAGGATGGCCAACGAGCAAGTTAAAtaattggtttttaatttttttttattttttatttttttaaagattttatttatttatttgagagagagagaatgagagacagagagcacgagagggaagagggtcagagggagaagcagaccccccgctgagcagggagcccgatgtgggactcgatcccgggactccaggatcacgacctgagccgaaggcagtcgcttaaccaactgagccacccaggcgcccaataattggTTTTTTAGTATAGCGTACCAACTCTGTACTAGGTACTCGAGATGTTGGTGATGGGTAAAATAGATCCAGTCTTCTTAGActctagtgggagagacagatgaggaaacaggcagaaTAGTGTGATGGATAAATGCAGCCATGGAGAAGTACATAGTCCAGACGCAGCAGATGGGGCACCCCATGGTCCATGTTTGGGAGGATCAGAGAATTCTTAGAGGAACCAATGTTTAAAACAGAGACCTGAAGATGAAAGACGTTACGCAGGCAAAAGAAGGGGCTTGGTAGAGGTTCCTGTTAGA
The sequence above is drawn from the Neomonachus schauinslandi chromosome 5, ASM220157v2, whole genome shotgun sequence genome and encodes:
- the LOC110580887 gene encoding acrosin-binding protein gives rise to the protein MRKLAAGFLLPLLEGLLLLLTPAPAQDSISASTPGSPLSPTEYERFFALLTPTWKAETTCRLRATHGCRNPTLVQLDQYENHGLVPDGAVCSDLPYASWFESFCQFTQYRCSNHVYYAKRVRCSQPVSILSPNTLKEIDSSSDVPPTTMTSPLSSHVTATERQAFQPWPERLNNNVEELLQSSLSLGGQEQGQDRKQEQGQEHKQEQGQEQEEELEEEGKQEEGQGAEEGLESMAGLQTDPELKFQSEFVSSNPFSFTPRVREVESTPMMMENIQELIRSAQEMDEMNDLYDEEPVWKKPTRDSLLQMPHVEALLVLCYSIVENTCTITPTARAWQYIEEEILGFGKPVCDSLGRRHTATCALCDFCSLKLEQCHSEAVLQRQLCDNSHKTPFISPLLIAQSMSIGTQVGTPTSGRFYGLDMYGGLRMDFWCARLATKGCEDIRVSGWLQTEFLSFQDGDFPTKICDTDYVQYPNYCAFKSQQCLMRSRDRKVSRMRCLQNETYSVLSQAKSEDLVLRWSQEFSTLTLGQAG